The following are encoded together in the Syngnathus scovelli strain Florida chromosome 12, RoL_Ssco_1.2, whole genome shotgun sequence genome:
- the LOC125978751 gene encoding calpain-2 catalytic subunit has protein sequence MSGIVQKLQHNRDKLQGIGTNDKAVPYLNQDFEALKRSCLERGRLFEDESFEPLPASLGFNELGPGSYKVRGIEWLRPTEIVSNPKFILSDATRTDICQGALGDCWLLAAIASLTLNKQILSRVVPHDQSFDEDYAGIFHFEFWQFGDWVDVVVDDRLPTRDGELLFLHSEDGSEFWSALLEKAYAKLNGCYEALSGGSTTEGFEDFTGGIAERHDLSNPDPHLFNILRKALERGSLLGCSIDITNAADSEAITHRKLVKGHAYSVTAAERVEYRGGMEELIRIRNPWGQVEWNGAWSDNSSEWRYVSDDDRQRLTNRQEDGEFWMSFSDFLREYSRIEICNLTPDALTSEYRKWAEIEFEETWRAGVSAGGCRNYPETFWTNPQFVIKLDKVDDDPYDGEDGCTFIVGLMQKNKRRRRKMGEDMETIGFLMYELPEEYYGATQVHLKKNFFLRNRSAARSETFINLREVSSRHHLPPGEYLIIPSTFEPNKNGDFYIRVFSEKPADFHEIDDPVDCHVEQIDIDEGDIDDRFKRLFGQLAGHDVEISAFELQRILNRVVKNRGDIKTDGFSLTTCRNMVNLLDKDGSGKLGLVEFKILWTKIEKFLDIYKEKDADNSGCMSSSEMRLAVEDAGFSLNNQLHQIVVARYREPDYSIDFDNFVCCLIRLESLFHAFQSIDNGSGVIELTYLQWLELSML, from the exons TGAAGCGAAGCTGCCTGGAAAGAGGACGCCTATTTGAGGATGAAAGCTTTGAGCCACTTCCAGCATCCTTGGGCTTCAATGAACTTGGACCCGGATCCTATAAAGTTCGAGGCATCGAGTGGTTGAGACCCACG gaaATTGTTTCTAATCCCAAATTTATTCTGAGCGATGCCACCAGGACTGACATTTGTCAGGGAGCACTTG GTGACTGCTGGCTCCTGGCGGCTATTGCATCCTTGACACTCAACAAGCAGATTTTGTCTCGTGTTGTACCGCATGACCAAAGTTTTGATGAGGACTATGCTGGAATCTTCCATTTTGAG TTCTGGCAGTTTGGTGACTGGGTGGACGTGGTGGTTGATGACCGCTTACCCACCAGAGATGGAGAACTGCTGTTTCTCCACTCAGAGGATGGATCTGAGTTTTGGAGTGCTTTGCTGGAGAAGGCCTACGCCAA GTTAAATGGATGCTACGAGGCTCTCTCAGGAGGAAGCACCACCGAAGGGTTCGAGGACTTCACTGGAGGCATCGCTGAGAGGCATGACCTATCCAACCCCGATCCTCACCTCTTTAATATCTTAAGGAAGGCCCTGGAAAGAGGCTCCCTTCTGGGATGCTCCATAGAT ATCACCAATGCAGCCGACTCTGAAGCTATCACGCATCGCAAGCTGGTGAAGGGCCACGCCTACTCTGTGACAGCAGCTGAGCGG GTGGAGTACAGAGGAGGCATGGAGGAGCTGATCAGAATCAGAAATCCATGGGGTCAGGTGGAGTGGAATGGAGCCTGGAGTGACAA TTCTTCTGAGTGGAGATATGTAAGCGATGATGACCGCCAGAGGCTGACTAACCGCCAGGAAGATGGGGAGTTCTG GATGTCATTTTCTGACTTCCTGAGAGAATATTCTCGTATAGAGATTTGCAACCTCACACCCGATGCCCTAACATCAGAGTACAGGAAGTGGGCGGAGATAGAGTTTGAAGAAACCTGGAGAGCTGGAGTTTCTGCTGGTGGCTGCAGAAACTATCCTG AAACCTTCTGGACAAATCCTCAGTTTGTCATAAAACTTGACAAAGTGGACGATGACCCCTATGACGGAGAAGACGGCTGCACATTCATCGTAGGACTGATGCAGAAGAACAAACGTCGCAGGAGAAAAATGGGGGAGGATATGGAGACCATTGGCTTCCTCATGTATGAG CTGCCTGAGGAG TATTATGGCGCCACGCAAGTGCACCTGAAGAAAAATTTCTTCTTGCGTAACCGCTCAGCAGCACGCTCTGAGACCTTCATCAATCTCCGAGAAGTGAGCAGCCGTCACCATCTGCCCCCTGGGGAGTACCTCATCATTCCCTCCACATTTGAGCCTAACAAGAATGGAGACTTTTATATACGGGTGTTCTCCGAGAAACCAGCGGATTTTCA TGAGATTGACGATCCCGTTGATTGCCATGTTGAACAG ATTGACATAGATGAAGGCGATATTGATGACAGGTtcaagagactgtttggacagcTGGCCGGACAT GATGTGGAGATTTCTGCATTTGAGCTGCAGAGAATCCTCAACAGAGTGGTTAAAAACC GAGGGGACATCAAAACTGATGGGTTCAGCTTGACCACGTGTCGCAACATGGTGAACCTGCTTGAC AAAGATGGAAGCGGCAAACTAGGACTGgtggaatttaagattttgtggACCAAgattgaaaagtttttg GACATTTACAAAGAAAAAGATGCAGACAACAGTGGCTGCATGAGCTCTTCTGAGATGCGGTTAGCAGTAGAAGATGCTG GTTTCTCACTCAACAACCAGTTGCACCAGATTGTCGTTGCTCGCTACAGGGAACCAGACTACTCCATAGACTTTGACAACTTTGTGTGCTGCCTTATCCGCTTGGAGTCACTTTTCC ATGCATTCCAGTCCATAGACAATGGTTCTGGTGTTATAGAGTTGACTTACTTGCAG TGGCTGGAATTGTCCATGTTATAA